The genomic segment CGGGGGCTTTTTGCTTTTTAAGGAGGACATTATGACCAGAGCACAAGAGACAAAATATGAAGATGGTGAAATTTTGCGGAAGATTATCGAAGATTTAAAGGGCAGAAAATTTAAACTTGATTGCGGTCATCACGTAACTTTTGGTCACTTCCTTTCCAATGACATCACTATCAAAACCAACAAACATCCAGAGATTATATGTTCTCTTTGTGGATATTAATTCAACAAATCATAAATGAAAGGAGCTATATATGAACGATAACGTCAAAGCTACCCTTAACAGTATATTGGACAGATTTGAAAACGGTGACATTCCAGAGGTTGTTTCTTATGCTATGTTCCCCATAGCCGATATTCCTAGCGCACAGTGGTCTTTGCTTAATAGAACACTGATGATGATTTCAGGGACAGCAGACGGTAGGGGCTTTAAGCAATGGAAGAAAGCAGAAAGATATGTAAAGAAAGGTTCCAAAGCTTTTTATATTCTTGTGCCCTATATCAAAAAGACAGAGGATAATGGTCAGGAGAAAGAAAAGCTTATGGGCTTTATGGTTAAACCTGTTTTTCGTATGGAAGATACTGATGGAAAAGACCTTGAATATAATACTGTTAAACTCCCAGATTTGCCGTTTATGGAACGTGCTATGGAATGGGGTATATCGGTTAAGGCTATTCCTGGAAACTACCGTTATTACGGCTATTATGCCCCTTCAAAGAAAGTGATAGCCCTTGCTACACTTGAGGAAAAAACTTTCTTCCACGAATTAAGTCACGTTGCCCACGAAAAAGTAAAAGGCGGGTTGTGTTGCGGTCAAAATCCTTTGGAGGAAATAGTGGCTGAATTATCTGCTCAGACGCTTTGTAGAATAGTTGGGAAGCAGGATAAAGATACACTTGGTAACTCATACCGTTACATCAAAAGCTATGCTGATAAACTTAACATCAGCCCTTACCGAGCCTGCCTGAGAGTAATAAGTGATACTGAAAAAGTTCTAAACCTTATTCTCAAAGGCGAGGAAGTGGAATTTAAAAAAGTTGCCTAACAGACCAATCCTTTTCCCGCCAATAACAAAATAATTCAAATACAAAGGAGATATAAAATGGCTACTAATACACCCAAAATATATGTTGCTTGTCTTTCTTCATACAATAGCGGTATCCTTCATGGTGAATGGATTGATGCTAATCAAGATGCAGATGATATTATGGAAGAAATACAGGAAATGCTGAAAAATTCACCACAATATGGGGAAGACTGGGCTATCCACGACTTTGAAAATTTTTATGAAATCAGAATATCAGAATATGAAGATATTGAAACAGTATCAAAGATAGCTCAGAATATTGAGGCGCATGGAGAAGCTTATGCTTCATATATTTCAGATATGGATGGAGATATTGAGGATGATATAGAAAAATTTGAGGAAGCATATCGAGGCGAGTATAAAAATAAAAAAGATTTTGCTTACCAGTTAATGCACGATTGCTATACCATTCCAGAATTTCTTGAGAGTTATATTGATTATGAAGGCTATGCAAGGGATTTGTTTATTTGTGATTATTCTTATTCCAGCTCAGAGAATAGAAAGATTTTTGTGTTTATGAGAATGTAAGTTAAAAAAAGCCCTGCCTTTATTGGTGGGGCTTTTTCTTTACAGCTTGATTTGTTTTCCTGTTTAAATTATACTTTCAGTCTGGAATTTAAGTGATTATATTCTGTTAAGATTTTTGTTTCTCTATTTTTAAAGATGAGGTGTAATATGAACCCACAAATACAGCCATTGATAAAAACTGTTAAAGGCTTGCCTTTTCCTGACCAGTTACAAATTCTCAGGGAGATAACCAAGTCTATGTCTGTTAGCTGGAAAAAGCCTGATACTCAGGATGATTTCTGGTATCCCAAGACAATTGAACAACATTTAAAAGCCAATCCTGTTGATGCTGTAAAAGATATTAATGATTTGACAGGTGATTTCTGGCCCGAAGATGAAAGTGCAGATGATTTTATAAAATACACTTATGGTCAGCGCAGTAAAGACAGGAAGGCAGGATAAGATATATGCTATTGCTTGATACCAATATTGTTTCTTTTATCTTCAAAGGGGATACCCGTATCAATGATTATAAGCCGTATTTAAAAGACCAGAGGCTTGCCATATCATTTATGACTGTTGCTGAACTGTTTCAATGGGCTATGGTTCGTAAATGGGGAAGCAGACGGATAAAGAAGATGGAAACAGCAATGAAAAGCTATCTGGTTTTGCCGTTTGATATTGAGGTATGCCGTTTATGGGGTGAAGTAAGGGCTGAGTGTCAAAGTGCCGGTCGTCCTATTTCTCCGCAGGATGCGTGGATAGGAGCAACTGCCTTACAGCACGATTTACCATTGGTAACACACAACCCTTCTGATTTTGAAGCTGTGGAAGACCTTGAGATTATTACAACTCTTAGCAGGTAAAATATAATAAATTGATTGCCTTATAGACTGGATACCTTGCCTTTAATTGCTTCAAAATCCTTTCCTTTTGGCATAATAAACATACAAGTTCCATTGCTTTTTTCTTCCCATAATTCACCTAAAATTCTCTTTTCTGTTGAATCTTCATTGGTGTATCTGTCAGCACCTTTATATTCTACAACAAAATTCCTGCCGTTTTTTAACCTGCATACAAAATCAGGATAAAATTTATCCGAAGATGTCTGGAACCAGAACCCTTGAGCAGGGTTACGTTCAAGGTTACGAACCCAAAAATCTACTTCCGGCAGTGTATCTAAAAATATTGCACATTCTGTTTCTTCACCTGAACCAAATGCACCAACCTTTGGATAATAATGCTTTTTAAATTTATAAGTTCCGTCATAAAGCCTATTGTAAGGATAAGCATAAGGGTCTGCCTTAAAGGAAAAACATTTTTCCGGTATTACTGTTGCTTTTGAATCGTTACCAAAAAGTAAGGATTGATGAGCTTTTTTATATGCGTTCTTTCTGTGTCCAGCAATTTTTTTTTCAATGGCATTGCGTAAATTATATTTATCCTGAACTAATTGAAATATTGTAATATTTTTTTGGATAAGATTTGTTATCAGTTTTATTAAAAAGAGATTTGAATCATCAGGAGATATATCAGGGTGAGGGATATTTTTGTCCAGCCATTGAATTAATTGAGCTTCATTCCAGTCTGTTTTATTATATGTATAAGCAAATTTGTCCTGGATATAACTGAGATATTCTGTTGTAATTTTACCATCTTTTGTTATTTCTATCTTTCCGCGTTCACCTTTGCTTCTTTCTGCGGAATATTCTGCTTTTGTCAATTCTGCATCGCATTCTGAGAGTTTCCATTCATAATCAAGAAAATGCTGTTCTTCATAAACTTCAAAAAGCTCTCCCTGCTTTAAGACAAGATAGGGGATTTTAAAAGATATGCCACGCTCAGAAGGTGTTCCTGATTCTTTCTTTGCAATTGGATTATTTTTTTTATAAATTTTTTCAATTGCTTTTTTTGCTTCAGGAGAAGGTAATTTTTTTTCCAAAGTCTCCTTTTCATTAAGACTCATAGACCCTTTAAATGTAAGAGTACTTTTTTTCTCATCAATATCTATTTTCTTTTTCAGGTCTTCCGGTAAAGTCTCAATTGTTTCAGTTTTGATGTCCGGGATATGAACGGTTGTATTGTTTGAAAACAGAGGGTCATCGTCAAAAAGCGTTGGTTGAGGTATTGGCTGGGGAATAATAAGGTCTTTTGCTTCCTGTTTTTCAAAACCGTTTTGCACCAGAGCATCACTCATTGAATTCAGCACAAGACCGAAATTAGATGATACCGCAAAAGCATAAGCTGAATTCAGTTTATCATTAGTTTTACGTTTAGCACCGGGCATTCTTAATATTCTGCCTGTTATCTGCTCTACTGCTGTGGGCGATTTCATTGTGGCAAGAGAACACAGGATATAAGCAAAGGGACAATCCCAACCTTCTCGCAATTTTTGAACCGTGATAATATAACGAAAATCACATTCGGACATTTCAATATCAATATCTTTTAAATCATCTGTCTGACCTGTTGATATGGCTATCTGTTCTTCTGGAATTTTGAAGTCATTCATCAAACATTTTTTAACAGTTTCAAAAGTAATGGTTTCCTGATTTTTACTTTGAGGTTGAGCCTGGATAAGCATAACAGGTCGAATATATTCACCAGTTTGTAATTGTTCTTCTCTTGCGATTGTCTCAAGTTCCTTGCGCCATTGAATTGCATCTGTCAGTATTTCTTTCCAGTCAGTTCTTGTTGTCAGATGAATCGGCATTTTAATCATATCTTCATTATACAATTCAGATGCAGATACGGTATAAAGCACATTGCTGGGATTATTTCTTATATCCGGTGTAGCGGTAAATTCTATAATACAGGACGGATTAAAACGGGTAAGCATTTCAAAAGAAAGACTTGTGCGGGCATTGTGAGCTTCATCCATAATGACAATTGGAGAGCGCAGACAAAGGACATTGGCTAAAGTCTCTTTTGGTCTGCCGTTTTTATAACGGTCTGTTTTAGAAAGAATTTCATCAGGAAGATGTTTAAAGTGTTCCATTAAAGAGCCGTTAGGTTCGTAAACCTTGCGTCCTTCTGTATCATCTACCCTGAAAGCCTGTATGCTTGATACTATTATAGTTGTATCTGTATCAAGGGTTGACCGTTTAACGTGAAGGGCTTCGGATATATCAAGAACCGATACTGAGCCGAGTGTTGCATCAAGTGCCTGCCTGTATGGGTGCTGATAATCTTTTAATGCGTTTAAGGTTTGTTCTCGTATGGTGTTTGAGGGCACAAGCCATAATATAACAGCCGTGTCAGCGTGTAAAAGGTCGGTCTGGGCAATGTTGATTGTATGACAGGCTAAGATTGTTTTTCCGCCACCGGTTGGAAGTCGCAGACATATATAGGGCAATCCGTTTAAATCTTTTACAGGATGATATGGAATACCCTGTCCATAATGCTGGCGGGTTATTTCATAAAAAGCAGTATCAGCATTTTGATATTGGTTTGTAAGGCGAAAGTATGCTCGTAGCTTGTCCAGTGTATTTTCCTGATAATTTTTAAGTGTCAGCATATCTTAATTTATCCGTATCTGATAGGGAATCTGTTTAAATGTAATCTGTTCCTGCCTTAAAGAATTTTGACTTAAACGGCAACTCGTTCCGTAAATGACTTTGGGGCCGTTATGAAGGGGCAGAGATTTCAGCACTGCTCTTGTCAAAGCATTTCCTCCTCCCGGTGATTTATCGCGTAAAATCCCGTTGAATAGAAGATATATCCCCAGGTTGTCACGGATTCCAAGTAATGGCGAATCTGTTTTTGAATCAGCAGGTAAAGGTGTATTGGTTTCAGAAAAGAAAACAAAACGAGCAAGGTCATTATACTTAATGCTTTCTTTTATCTGTCCATTGGCATCAAAAATGGTTTCGCCAAGTTCATAATAGCTGAATCCACCTCCAACTCCCTTAATATCTTCAATTTTTCCTTTTAGTTTTTGTATTGAGTAGCCTTCAATCACTCTTTGCAATCTTTGTTTTGTAGTAGTTCTACTAATATCAGGTTCCATTTCAATAAGGATAACATTACGTTTCCCTTCATCCTGTTTATTTATTTCCAAAACAGCCTGAGCGGTTGAACCTGTTCCTGCAAAAGAATCAAGCACTAGTGAATCTTTATCTGTGGCAATTTCTAATATTCTTTTTATAAGACGTGTGGGTTTCGGAGTAATAAACACGGATGCAGAATCTTCAAAATCACAGATGGCAACAAGTTCTTTTTTTGCTTCCTGAGTGTGACCTACTTCCTGATAGCTCCAAAATGTTTGTGGCACAATTCCTTGTTTTACTTCGGAAAGAAAACGTTTGATTTGCGGGATTGAATTATCATTTTTGCCCCACCAAATTCTTCCATCAGCATCAAATTCATTAAATTTTTCTTTAGAAAATCTCCAATAAGCTCCTTTCGGTGGATGTTTTATAATACGCCCTGAAGGACAGGTAATAGAATAAGTTCCTTTGCTGTATGGATTTCTTGCTGATAAATCACTTGTTTTCCAAGAACCTCTTGGGTCATTATCTGGATTTTTATAGGCTTTGTCCTGCTTGTTACTTCGTTTCACAAGATTTGGTCGCCAAATTTCAGCATTCTTTGCATATACAATAACATAGTCATGGTCTTCTGAAAAATGCTTTGCTGAATTTTTTGGTGAATACACTTTTTGCCAGATTACAGAGGCAATAAAATTTTTTTCTCCAAATATTTCATTGAGAACTGACCGGAGATTATGAACTTCTTTATCATCAATACTTACCCACAAACTGCCATCTTCCGTTAAAAATTGTTTCAGAAGGTTCAGCCTAGGATACATCATACATAACCATTTATCGTGCCGACTTAAATCATCCCTGCCAACAACTTTTCCTAACCATTCCTGAATTTGTGGACTGTTTACATTATCGTTATAAACCCAATTTTCATTACCAGTATTATACGGCGGGTCAATATAAATACACTTTACCTTACCTTTGTAATGAGGTAGCAAAGCTTTCAGGGCTTCCAGATTATCCCCCTGTATCAACATATTACCGCTATCCAGTTCACCCACAGATAGCTCAGGTTTTTCTTTTAACAAACGGAACGGAACCTCTTTATGCTGTTCCACAACCGCATCTTTACCTATCCAGTCAAGCGTTGGCATTCTAAATCCTTCAATTGAGTAATCAGGTTATTCCAATTCCAATGATGCTATCTGATTACTCTATATTTTATAGATTATCAAGTCCAGAGGTATTCAGACAATATTTTCAGATTATTCCCACGCCAGTATAGAATCAGGAAATATTTTTGTTTATATGAGATTGTAAATATTATAGAGCCCTGCCTTTATTGGTGGGGCTTTTTAATAATAAAATCCCAGCATCTTCATTATTTCATGTATAACATACAACTAAGGTTTAAAAAAATATATACAGATAATTTGTTGGTGGGCAAATCTATGGATAGATGGAATAAAATAATTTAACAAGCTGATATTAAAAGCAATAGTTTTTTTGAAAAATAATCCTTCCGTAGGTTTAACCAACTACCGGTAATTTTAATCAAGCTTTAGTATAGGTAAATTTTGCACAATTTCTACCCGTATGAATACTCAAGTTTATAATATTCAACAACAAATCTAAAATATAACAGAGAATTTCCACTTCATCAGCCAATTATTTGGGACATTTGTGATATCGTTTCATTATCCATTCACCATTACTTTTACCATAATGTTGAAAAAAAATATCTTAATTTAAGCATCAAAAAATATAATAATCTCATTATATATTTAATTCTCTGGTCTAATATTAATTGCAACTGGGCCTTGATAATTGAAGCATAGCTCAAATTTGACCCTCATTTTTCTTTGCAAGTTTTTCCAACTATCCTCAGAAGTGAAATTATCATCAGAAATGCAATATTCACGATGAGTAAAAACACTATCTTGGTATTTATCTCGTAAAATAAAACCATAGGATGTTTCTATCTTAGAAATGAAACCGGAAAAGATCTCATTTACATTATCTGGTGTTTTGACAACACCTCGAGTCTTCCTAATTACCCTTCTATCAACATTGCTATTTTTAAGATTTTGAAAATATTTCAAAGCTTCGGTACGCTCCCCTTCTATATATAAAAATCGTGCATACCAGAACTGCGCTTGATAATTTGCATCACCTTTTGTAAAAGAATTTATCAAATGATATTTTATATCAGCTTTTGAAGCTGTATCTATTTCTTTTAATAACATGGCAAGGTAATAATGAAGTTCCTTATTTTTATGTGTATATTCTAGGGAAGTTTTAATAGTTTTCATGGCTTTATCAATGTCTTGATTTGATCTGTACATCTTTGCAAGACGAAGCGCTACATACGGATTACTTTTATTACTAGTAAAAGCACGTTCTATTGATTTTAAAGCGCTAACATTTCGTTCCAATAATGTGTTAAAATCAGCTTCAGAATTGAGCAAATGATCATCCTCGGGGAATTTCTGAAGAGCTTGATTGATTTTTTTTTCAATCATTACCATTTTCCGTTGAATCGTTGGATCATCTGCTATTTCAATTAATTCTTTAAATTCATCAATTTCAACTTGAATGAGAGTATGGTATGGATAGGAATTGATATCATTATCACGAGTTAACTCTGTTGCAATTGTTCGTGCCTCAGACCTATATTTTTTTCTTTCGAGATCGTTGCTTGCATTTATTGCTCGCTTCTGTGCGAGTACAGATAACGAGTGCGCAACTTTTTTGTTATAAGGTACAAGTTTATGTGCTTTTTCAAGTAATTCTTGTGCCCTATCGTAATTCCCAGGCCCTTTCATTTGAAATATAGCTTCTTGTTGTAAAAGCATTGGATGTTTCCCAACCCGTTCTTTTGCCATTTGATATAGTTGATCTGCCTTAGTTAAATCAAATATATCCATTACCTGTTTTGCATTCATTAATCCTGTAAATGTTTTGTAGTCAGAACTATAATCTATATCAATTGCATTTAGTATCCTGACATATTCATCAAATCGTTCTTGTTGATTGGCTAAAACACGTTCAAATACTAGATCAGCAATATGAGGGTGGCGAGTACGATAAACATTATCACGTATTGTACTATCGTATGAAGCGAAAACAATGAATTCCAAAGGCCGAAAAAGTTTTTCTTCAAACTCTGTAAATCTTATACCATGTACTCTTGAAATCAGACCTGATCTTACAGGTACATCTAAGCGATGAAAAATGCTGACTGTTAAATATAATGATTTTGCCCGCATATCTGGGATAGCATTATACTCGTCGAATATAATATCTGTAAATGGTTTACCAAATGTTGCTTCATGTAGTGCTACTAATAACTGGCGTCCTGCTTTTAATTTAAGCCGTTCAAATTGTTCTTCAATTTTTAATTTTTTTAAATATCCTTGAGAGTTATGTCTTCCTAATAAAGAAATTAATTCATAAATCTCTTTTTCACTTAAATATCCCATTTCATATGTTTGAGTAACATGTGCTTCAAGTTCTTCACAATAAGAATTCCAAGTGCTGAATCTTTCCGCCCCAACAATTGTTAATAAAATTTGGTCTTTTCTTGCTTTAACTATAAAGTCTTGAATAAGTTCTGTATACTCTCTTATTGGATCTACAAATAAGAATATTCTTTTACCACATAATCTAAAAAGTTCTGCTAAAGGCTCATAATCTGAGGACATAGAATTATTGACTATTAAACAAATTTGGTCAAATTCGGTGGCCACATCCCATGCGATTCTTTTTAGTAATACACTCTTTCCTGAACCTGCATGCCCTTTTATTACACAAAATTCAATTTGTTCATTTTTTTCTGTCTCAGATGTCAGAAATATTTCTGATATTATATCATCATTGACTCTACGTCGAACATCTAAATTGCTAACTATTGCTCCAAAATCATTAAAATAACCTCTATAAAATGCCCTTGCATCAACATCTTCCGCTTTTAAATTTGAGTGTACATATTGGACATCACATTCCAGAAAAATCTTAAGGCTGTTACTTGGTGATAGTGCACCCATCTTAAAATGCTTTGATGCAGGAAAATCATCATCATGTTTCAAAGTTGCTAACACTCTAAAAGTAGAAGGAAAAGTTTCATCTAACTTAGTTAAAAATTGTTTTGGATGTAAATGAATATGAGTAATTTTTTTATTCGACAGCAACCTTACCTCTGCATCTGTTTTATTCTCTGAGACAATATATGACATTGGTCTGGTACTGACTATGCTAGAAATAATTTGAATTGCAGTCTTAACATCTGGGTCATTGATAAATTTACTAAGAATTAGAAAAGGATATTCATAAGCCATTTCTTTTAATCTATTAAATAAGCGACTTCTACCGCTTTGACTATTCTGGTATTGATTAGATGTAAGTATCAACGGTATTTCATGATCATTTATAGCAGTAATGCAACCATGAAGTTTAAGAAATTGCACTGAATTTGATTCTTTTAATTTTTGTTCTACTCGTTCTCCATTTTTTTTAAAAACAACAAGTGTCTGAAGTTTATCTTTTTCAGAATCATAAGCTCTCTCAAATACGAGATCTATGCTTGTCGTTGCAATGGCATGCCAAACATATTTAGATATCGTTTTGTGATAATCTAATGGTTTGAATTTATCATATTGTGAACTAATGAGTTCTTGAACTGCGAAAAGCTCACTCTCTGATATTGCTAAATCTATCACTTCATCAATATCATAGTTCTTGAATTCGTCACTTAGGAATTTTTCAACAATTATATCTCTAATATCATCAACTGATGGATATTGATGTTTCTGCGGATGTATAGCATCCATCATAATACTACGGGTTAAGAATAATACGACTCTTCCTTCTTTTATATTCTCTATGAGGTTTTTAGGAATAGGTGATTTTATTGTTTGTATTCTGGATTGTATATTATCCTTTACAACATCTTCCTCAAGGGAACATGAATCTACCATTTCTATTTCAGGTAAACCATTATCTTTCAGCATTCCATTTACAAATGAAAAATTGTAGATTTTAAATCTCTGAAATGGTTCTTTAAGATCAGTAATTATGCCTATGAGATATGCTTGGTTTTTTACGGTACAAAATAAACCGCTTCCAGAAAACCCCTTGCAATTATATAAAGGGTCACTATCATGTGTAGATAGAGGTGTTGGAGTTGTAACAACATAATTTTCTGAGAATTTAACATTAATATTTATGCCTTCATTGTTTTTATCTGATTGAGGATAGCCTCTAAAGAAACAAGGTAGATGTGTAAATTTTGTAACCGAAAGTTTTATTTTGGGTATTCCAGGTATTTCTGTATTCAAATTTCTCAAAACAAGCAACGCGACATCATCATTAGTGCAATAAACTTGTTCAATACATTCTCTGGAAATCTCATGAAATTCTTTTTTATATTTTATATTTATTGAAATATCACCAAGAGCTTCGATAGCTTGCTGTTGATTTTTTTTAAAAAGAACATGTTTTGCAGTGAGAATGTAGTAAATATCCGTTTTAGCAGTGTAGATTATAACACCTGTACCTGCATTATTTGGAGTCTGTATTCGGCAAGTTATTTGATTTATTACGTCGTGATAATTAAATTTTGATGCTGATACCATTTTCATTTGCTCCAGGGTAAACTCTATAAAAATTGAATTCGTCTTCTTCTTTTGCTAAAAAGATGCTCTGGATTATTTCATTTTTGTAATTAAAAAAAAAATTAATCTTGCATTTGAAATTCCTATTTGTATGTCCTAATATTCGAGATAATGGTTCCTTATGAGGAAAACCGTAACGATTCTTACCATTTGCACTTACAATATAAGAA from the Desulfonema limicola genome contains:
- a CDS encoding ArdC-like ssDNA-binding domain-containing protein, translated to MNDNVKATLNSILDRFENGDIPEVVSYAMFPIADIPSAQWSLLNRTLMMISGTADGRGFKQWKKAERYVKKGSKAFYILVPYIKKTEDNGQEKEKLMGFMVKPVFRMEDTDGKDLEYNTVKLPDLPFMERAMEWGISVKAIPGNYRYYGYYAPSKKVIALATLEEKTFFHELSHVAHEKVKGGLCCGQNPLEEIVAELSAQTLCRIVGKQDKDTLGNSYRYIKSYADKLNISPYRACLRVISDTEKVLNLILKGEEVEFKKVA
- a CDS encoding antirestriction protein ArdA, which produces MATNTPKIYVACLSSYNSGILHGEWIDANQDADDIMEEIQEMLKNSPQYGEDWAIHDFENFYEIRISEYEDIETVSKIAQNIEAHGEAYASYISDMDGDIEDDIEKFEEAYRGEYKNKKDFAYQLMHDCYTIPEFLESYIDYEGYARDLFICDYSYSSSENRKIFVFMRM
- a CDS encoding type II toxin-antitoxin system VapC family toxin — translated: MLLLDTNIVSFIFKGDTRINDYKPYLKDQRLAISFMTVAELFQWAMVRKWGSRRIKKMETAMKSYLVLPFDIEVCRLWGEVRAECQSAGRPISPQDAWIGATALQHDLPLVTHNPSDFEAVEDLEIITTLSR
- a CDS encoding DEAD/DEAH box helicase — translated: MLTLKNYQENTLDKLRAYFRLTNQYQNADTAFYEITRQHYGQGIPYHPVKDLNGLPYICLRLPTGGGKTILACHTINIAQTDLLHADTAVILWLVPSNTIREQTLNALKDYQHPYRQALDATLGSVSVLDISEALHVKRSTLDTDTTIIVSSIQAFRVDDTEGRKVYEPNGSLMEHFKHLPDEILSKTDRYKNGRPKETLANVLCLRSPIVIMDEAHNARTSLSFEMLTRFNPSCIIEFTATPDIRNNPSNVLYTVSASELYNEDMIKMPIHLTTRTDWKEILTDAIQWRKELETIAREEQLQTGEYIRPVMLIQAQPQSKNQETITFETVKKCLMNDFKIPEEQIAISTGQTDDLKDIDIEMSECDFRYIITVQKLREGWDCPFAYILCSLATMKSPTAVEQITGRILRMPGAKRKTNDKLNSAYAFAVSSNFGLVLNSMSDALVQNGFEKQEAKDLIIPQPIPQPTLFDDDPLFSNNTTVHIPDIKTETIETLPEDLKKKIDIDEKKSTLTFKGSMSLNEKETLEKKLPSPEAKKAIEKIYKKNNPIAKKESGTPSERGISFKIPYLVLKQGELFEVYEEQHFLDYEWKLSECDAELTKAEYSAERSKGERGKIEITKDGKITTEYLSYIQDKFAYTYNKTDWNEAQLIQWLDKNIPHPDISPDDSNLFLIKLITNLIQKNITIFQLVQDKYNLRNAIEKKIAGHRKNAYKKAHQSLLFGNDSKATVIPEKCFSFKADPYAYPYNRLYDGTYKFKKHYYPKVGAFGSGEETECAIFLDTLPEVDFWVRNLERNPAQGFWFQTSSDKFYPDFVCRLKNGRNFVVEYKGADRYTNEDSTEKRILGELWEEKSNGTCMFIMPKGKDFEAIKGKVSSL
- a CDS encoding site-specific DNA-methyltransferase — protein: MPTLDWIGKDAVVEQHKEVPFRLLKEKPELSVGELDSGNMLIQGDNLEALKALLPHYKGKVKCIYIDPPYNTGNENWVYNDNVNSPQIQEWLGKVVGRDDLSRHDKWLCMMYPRLNLLKQFLTEDGSLWVSIDDKEVHNLRSVLNEIFGEKNFIASVIWQKVYSPKNSAKHFSEDHDYVIVYAKNAEIWRPNLVKRSNKQDKAYKNPDNDPRGSWKTSDLSARNPYSKGTYSITCPSGRIIKHPPKGAYWRFSKEKFNEFDADGRIWWGKNDNSIPQIKRFLSEVKQGIVPQTFWSYQEVGHTQEAKKELVAICDFEDSASVFITPKPTRLIKRILEIATDKDSLVLDSFAGTGSTAQAVLEINKQDEGKRNVILIEMEPDISRTTTKQRLQRVIEGYSIQKLKGKIEDIKGVGGGFSYYELGETIFDANGQIKESIKYNDLARFVFFSETNTPLPADSKTDSPLLGIRDNLGIYLLFNGILRDKSPGGGNALTRAVLKSLPLHNGPKVIYGTSCRLSQNSLRQEQITFKQIPYQIRIN
- a CDS encoding SIR2 family protein codes for the protein MVSASKFNYHDVINQITCRIQTPNNAGTGVIIYTAKTDIYYILTAKHVLFKKNQQQAIEALGDISINIKYKKEFHEISRECIEQVYCTNDDVALLVLRNLNTEIPGIPKIKLSVTKFTHLPCFFRGYPQSDKNNEGININVKFSENYVVTTPTPLSTHDSDPLYNCKGFSGSGLFCTVKNQAYLIGIITDLKEPFQRFKIYNFSFVNGMLKDNGLPEIEMVDSCSLEEDVVKDNIQSRIQTIKSPIPKNLIENIKEGRVVLFLTRSIMMDAIHPQKHQYPSVDDIRDIIVEKFLSDEFKNYDIDEVIDLAISESELFAVQELISSQYDKFKPLDYHKTISKYVWHAIATTSIDLVFERAYDSEKDKLQTLVVFKKNGERVEQKLKESNSVQFLKLHGCITAINDHEIPLILTSNQYQNSQSGRSRLFNRLKEMAYEYPFLILSKFINDPDVKTAIQIISSIVSTRPMSYIVSENKTDAEVRLLSNKKITHIHLHPKQFLTKLDETFPSTFRVLATLKHDDDFPASKHFKMGALSPSNSLKIFLECDVQYVHSNLKAEDVDARAFYRGYFNDFGAIVSNLDVRRRVNDDIISEIFLTSETEKNEQIEFCVIKGHAGSGKSVLLKRIAWDVATEFDQICLIVNNSMSSDYEPLAELFRLCGKRIFLFVDPIREYTELIQDFIVKARKDQILLTIVGAERFSTWNSYCEELEAHVTQTYEMGYLSEKEIYELISLLGRHNSQGYLKKLKIEEQFERLKLKAGRQLLVALHEATFGKPFTDIIFDEYNAIPDMRAKSLYLTVSIFHRLDVPVRSGLISRVHGIRFTEFEEKLFRPLEFIVFASYDSTIRDNVYRTRHPHIADLVFERVLANQQERFDEYVRILNAIDIDYSSDYKTFTGLMNAKQVMDIFDLTKADQLYQMAKERVGKHPMLLQQEAIFQMKGPGNYDRAQELLEKAHKLVPYNKKVAHSLSVLAQKRAINASNDLERKKYRSEARTIATELTRDNDINSYPYHTLIQVEIDEFKELIEIADDPTIQRKMVMIEKKINQALQKFPEDDHLLNSEADFNTLLERNVSALKSIERAFTSNKSNPYVALRLAKMYRSNQDIDKAMKTIKTSLEYTHKNKELHYYLAMLLKEIDTASKADIKYHLINSFTKGDANYQAQFWYARFLYIEGERTEALKYFQNLKNSNVDRRVIRKTRGVVKTPDNVNEIFSGFISKIETSYGFILRDKYQDSVFTHREYCISDDNFTSEDSWKNLQRKMRVKFELCFNYQGPVAINIRPEN